The Miscanthus floridulus cultivar M001 chromosome 7, ASM1932011v1, whole genome shotgun sequence genome includes a region encoding these proteins:
- the LOC136462385 gene encoding zinc finger protein CONSTANS-LIKE 12-like translates to MVVPDDGGGVPCDYCAAQRALLHCAQHGTRLCLLCDVPVHAATAGAHERAPLCEGCHAAAAAARCAVHRAFLCAHCARAAGCDAEGHAWSPTRSYTGFPDPADLARILYIDAPRAEVPPPPPQWVPDLLNIELKPTDLPGSSRSCDEQHIMLNEAVAGDGAAAVAGGVPAAAAALPTGGGEGDAALFTQDHFDWYNHLPEDPTGAGGQLDDFNFMDDWSLTAPLANSLIDEPEAAWWSSSSGYDADPQPLNPSSSYSSDTVTRSSTDHAMESLTGNNAAFRLSSSVMSTAANTSTSMTPYQLDLLTPVHQQLSLQQGMTPNPDWLLRPPHQLPPQQCKFFNSGLPMWPPDEFPSRHLGIDEHLAPAALGRTTVLHQDQDAPLQQQAASSVPMPVPVQGSSRDMEAKTKLQEKREEAKQRYKDKRKNRRFGKQIMYVSRKVRADTRNRVKGRFAKASTGGSGGHGDDYLSTQHGHGDGDGNGDDHPTHS, encoded by the exons ATGGTCGTCCCGGACGACGGCGGTGGCGTGCCCTGCGACTACTGCGCCGCGCAGCGCGCGCTGCTGCACTGCGCCCAGCACGGCACGCGCCTGTGCCTGCTCTGTGACGTCCCCGTGCACGCCGCCACCGCGGGCGCCCACGAGCGCGCCCCGCTCTGCGAGGGATGccacgccgcggccgccgccgctcgcTGCGCCGTCCACCGGGCCTTCCTCTGCGCGCACTGCGCGCGTGCCGCCGGGTGCGATGCCGAGGGCCACGCTTGGAGCCCGACGCGCTCCTACACCGGGTTCCCGGACCCCGCCGACCTCGCGCGCATCCTCTACATTGACGCTCCGCGCGCCGaggtgccgccgccaccgccgcagtGGGTCCCTGACCTACTCAACATCGAACTGAAACCAACAGATTTGCCCGGCAGCAGCAGATCTTGCGACGAACAACACATTATGCTGAATGAG GCGGTGGCCGGCGACGGGGCAGCAGCGGTTGCCGGCGGCGTGCCAGCTGCGGCGGCGGCCTTACCGACCGGCGGCGGTGAAGGAGATGCTGCTCTCTTCACACAAGACCACTTCGACTGGTACAACCACCTCCCCGAAGACCCAACTGGTGCTGGTGGGCAACTCGACGACTTCAACTTCATGGACGACTGGAGCTTGACCGCGCCCCTGGCAAACTCCCTCATTGACGAG CCAGAGGCGGCGTGGTGGTCGTCGTCGTCGGGTTATGATGCTGATCCTCAGCCGTTAAACCCATCGTCATCATATTCTTCGGATACCGTAACCCGATCTTCTACTGATCATGCTATGGAATCTCTTACCGGCAACAATGCAGCTTTCCGGCTCAGCAGTTCAGTGATGAGCACTGCTGCAAACACGAGCACCAGCATGACGCCATACCAGCTGGATCTGCTTACTCCTGTTCACCAGCAACTTTCTCTTCAACAAGGCATGACGCCAAACCCGGATTGGCTTCTTCGTCCTCCTCACCAACTTCCTCCTCAACAATGCAAATTCTTCAACAGCGGCTTGCCGATGTGGCCGCCGGACGAGTTCCCAAGCAGGCACTTGGGTATTGATGAGCATTTGGCGCCGGCGGCGCTAGGCAGGACGACGGTCCTCCACCAAGACCAGGACGCGCCTCTGCAGCAGCAGGCGGCGTCCTCGGTGCCGATGCCGGTGCCGGTGCAAGGATCAAGCCGAGACATGGAGGCAAAAACCAAGCTGCAGGAGAAGAGGGAGGAGGCTAAGCAGAGGTACAAGGACAAGAGGAAGAACAGGAG GTTTGGCAAACAGATCATGTATGTATCCCGGAAGGTACGAGCAGACACACGAAACCGAGTCAAAGGCAGATTTGCAAAGGCGTCTACTGGCGGcagtggcggccatggcgacgaTTATTTGTCAACACAGCATGGCCATGGCGATGGCGATGGAAACGGCGATGATCACCCTACACATTCCTAG